The following is a genomic window from Rhizobium sp. NRK18.
GTCAACCTGATGGCGCCCGGGCGCGGCGAGCGCTTCCTGTTTCGCGGCGAGATCACCAAGCCGGGCACGAACATCATCGTCGCCGACGGGCGCGCCTATGAAATCAGCGACGGGCCGGCCCGACTGATCGCCTCGATGACCGGAACGATGATGGCCTTCCGCGGCCGCGAGGGGTTCGCAGGATGACCTTCGAATTGCATCCAGCATCCGGAAAATCCGTCCTGTTCGTCATGGCTGTCGCCGCCGAATACGGACCTCACCTGCAGGCCCGCTTCAAGCCGCTGATGACCGGTGTCGGCCCGGTGGAGGCCGCCGTCCAGTTGACCCGGACACTGGCGCGGCTGGAAGCCGAAAACCGTCTGCCCGATCTCATCGTCTCGCTCGGATCGGCCGGTTCGGCTGTGCTCGAGCAGACGGAGGTTTACCAGGCTTCCTCGGTCAGCTATCGCGACATGGACGCGTCGCCACTTGGTTTCGAGAAGGGCGTCACGCCGTTTCTGGATCTGCCGCATACCGTCCCGCTTGCACCGGCCATTCCCGGGCTGAAGGCCGCCACCCTTTCCACGGGCGCCAACATCGTTTCCGGGTCGGCCTATTTCGGCATCCCCGCCGACATGGTGGACATGGAGACCTTCGCGGTTCTGCGCGCCGCCATGGCTTTCGACTTGCCGCTGGTCGCCCTCAGAGGCATTTCGGATGGCAAGACGGAACTCAACCACGTCGATGACTGGACGGAATATCTCCATGTCGTGGACGAGAAGCTGGCGGCAGCCGTGGACCAACTCTTTGCCGCGATCACCGACGGTCTGCTGGAGAGAGTGCCGGCCTGACGGCGACCATCGGCTGTGACCGGCAACTGTGGGTTCGAGAAGGCCCGGAAGCAGGACAATTGAGGCAATAAAACCCGGAAATCCGGTATTCCCGGATTGAAAAAAGCCAGCGATTTCTCTAAAGGCTCGCCATGACCCAGACAGCGCACCCCCATCCCGAAACCATCCTGATCATCGACTTCGGCAGCCAGGTCACCCAGCTGATCGCCAGACGCGTCCGCGAGACCGGCGTCTACTGCGAAATCTGGCCGTACCAGAGCGCCGACGAAGGCTTTGCCAAGCTCAATCCCAAGGGCGTTATCTTTTCCGGCGGCCCGGATTCGGTGACCCGCGAGGGAAGCCCGCGCGCACCGCAGGCGGTGTTTGACTCGGGCGTGCCGATCCTCGCCATCTGCTACGGACAGCAGACGCTGGCGACCCAGCTCGGCGGCAAGGTCGAGGGCGGCCATGCGGCGGAGTTCGGACGGGCGGACGTCAACATCCTGAAGGCGTCGCCGCTGTTCGAAGGCTTCTGGGAAGTCGGCGGCAGTTACCCCGTGTGGATGAGCCACGGCGACCGCGTCACGCAGGCTCCTGAAGGCTTCGAGATCATCGGCGTGTCGCCGAACGCGCCGTTCGCGATCTGCGTCAACGAAGAGAAGCGCTACTACACCACCATGTTCCATCCGGAAGTGGTGCACACGCCGGACGGCGGCAAGCTGCTCGCCAATTTCGTGCACAAGATCGTCGGCCTGCATTCCGACTGGACGATGGCGGCCTACCGCCAGGAAATGATCCAGAAGATCCGCGACCAGGTCGGCTCCGAACGCGTGCTCTGCGCCCTGTCGGGCGGCGTCGACAGCTCGGTTGCCGCCGTTCTGATCCACGAGGCGATCGGCGACCAGCTGACCTGCGTCTATGTCGATCACGGCCTGATGCGGCTTGGCGAAAGCGAACAGGTGGTCTCGATGTTCCGCGACCATTTCAACATTCCGCTCGTGCATGTCGATGCTTCTGACCTCTTCATCGGCCAGCTGGAAGGCGAAGTGGATCCGGAAAAGAAGCGCAAGATCATCGGCCGTCTGTTCATTGAGGTGTTCGAGGAACAGGCCAAGAAGATCGCCGAGGACGGCAAGGGTTCGCCGAGCTTCCTCGCCCAGGGCACACTCTATCCGGACGTGATCGAGAGCGTGTCGTTCTCGGGCGGCCCGTCGGTGACGATCAAGAGCCACCACAATGTCGGCGGCCTGCCGGAACGCATGAACATGAAGCTCGTCGAGCCGCTGCGCGAACTCTTCAAGGACGAAGTGCGTGCGCTCGGCCGCGAGCTCGGCATTCCCGAAAGCTTCATCGGCCGCCATCCCTTCCCCGGCCCGGGGCTGGGCATCCGCCTGCCCGGCGGCGTAACCCGCGAAAAGCTCGACATCCTGCGCAAGGCGGATTCGATCTACATCGACGAGATCAAGAAAGCCGGCCTCTACGACGAAATCTGGCAGGCCTTCTCCGTGCTTCTGCCCGTCCAGACCGTGGGCGTGATGGGCGACGGACGCACCTATGACCGGGTGCTGGCGCTGCGCGCCGTGACCTCGGTCGACGGCATGACCGCGGACTTCTTCCCCTTCGACATGAACTTCCTCGGCCGGGTCTCGACCCGTATCATCAACGAGGTCAAGGGCATCAACCGCGTGGTCTACGACGTAACGTCGAAGCCGCCGGGCACGATCGAGTGGGAGTGATCTTCCCGACAGATTGAAGACTGAGGAGGGCGGGACATTCCGCCCTTATTCATGTCCGGCGACTGCACCCCGTGGATGTCCTTCTCTAGGCTCGGACAAGGTTGAAACGCCAGTCTGGCGCGCAGGGAAACCGGCATGCGATGACGCGTGCCCGCGTGAGGACATCGTCTCCATGAATATTCTTGTCGTCGGTAACCAGGGTTATGTCGGGCCGGTGCTGATCAGGCATCTGCGCGAGCGCTTTCCGGAATCGGCGATCTGCGGCTACGACACCGGCTATTTCGCGCATTGCCTGACCGGCGCCACATCAAGCCCGGAGGTGCTGCTCGACGCGCAGTATTACGGCGACGTGCGCAGCTTTCCGACGCATTTCTACGAGGATTTCGACGCGATCGTGCTGCTGGCGGCGATCTCCAACGATCCGATGGGCAACCAGTTCGAGGATGTGACGCGCGACATCAACAACCTCTCCTGCTGCGAGATCGCCCGCGGCGCGGTGGAGGCCGGCGTCGAACGGATCGTGTTCGCATCGAGCTGCAGCATGTATGGCGCGGCGAGCGGCGTGGCGAAGACCGAGACGGACGGGCTCAACCCGCTGACGGCCTATGCCCGCTCGAAGGTCGATACCGAGACCTTCCTCGAACAGCTGGACCAGGACGTGGCTACCATTACGTCGCTGCGCTTCGCCACCGCCTGCGGCATGTCCGACCGGCTGCGGCTCGACCTCGTGCTCAACGATTTCGTCGCCTCGGCTCTCGTGGCAGGCAAGGTTACCGTGCTCTCCGACGGCTCGCCCTGGCGACCACTGATCAGTGTGAAAGACATGGCGCGGGCCATCGAGTGGGCGCTCATCCGCGATCCGGACGAAGGCGGACGCTATCTCGCCGTCAATGCCGGGTCGAACCGCTGGAACTATCAGGTGAAGGATCTGGCGGAAGCCGTGGTTGCGGCCATTCCGAGCTCGGTGCTCGACATCAACTCCGACGCACCTCCGGACAAGCGGTCCTACAAGGTGGATTTCTCGCTCTACGAACGCCTCGCCCCGGATCATCAGCCGCTCGCCACGCTGGAGGGCACGATCGCCGAGCTTGTCGAAGGGGTCAAACGTATCCCTTGGCTGACGGCCGATTTCCGCACGTCGAACTTCATGCGCCTCAACGTCATCAAGGGGCACCTTGAGCGCGGAACGCTCGACAGCAGCCTGCTATGGACCGGCCGATAGAGGGTTTTGCCGTCGGGTGACCTTTTCCGACGCGGTCGCTGCGGCTAAACAGGGCCCGGCAAAACGCAAGCGAGGAAATGGCATGTCCGTCACCATCTACGGGATCAAGAACTGTGACACGATGAAGAAGGCCTTCACCTGGCTCGGCGAGCACGGCGAAGCCTATGATTTTCACGACTACAAGAAGCAGGGCGTGACGGAGGAGAAGCTCCGCGAATGGTGCGTAAAGGCGGGCTGGGACAAGGTGATCAACCGCGCCGGCACGACCTTCAAGAAGCTCGCCGATGAAGACAAGCAGGATCTCGACGAGGCAAAGGCGATCGCCCTGATGGCCAACCAGCCGTCGATGATCAAGCGGCCGGTTCTGGATAAAGACGGCCGGATCGAGATCGGCTTCAAGCCTGACGCATATGCGGCGTTTTTCGCATCCTGAGGCACAGTCATGTCGAAGACGACGCGCGCAACGCAATTTCTGGAGAAGGCCAGGGTTGCCTTCACCGTCCACACCTATGACTACGATCCGAATGTGGCGCGGATCGGAGAAGCAGCCGCCGAAGCGATGGGCGAACATCCCTCGAAGGTGTTGAAGACGCTGATGGCGGAAGCGGACGGCAAGCCGGTGTGCGTGGTCGTGCCGTCGGACAGCGAAGTCAGCATGAAGAAACTGGCATCGGCCTTCGGTGCGAAATCGGCGTCGATGATGAAGCCGGCGGATGCGGAGCGCCTGACGGGCTATCATGTCGGCGGGATCAGCCCCTTCGGACAGAAAAAGCGCGTGCCCACCGCAATCGAGGAGACCGCATTGGAGCACGCGCTTGTCTACATGAATGGCGGTCAGCGCGGATTGCAGGTGCGCCTGTCGCCCAAGGATGCGCAGGTGGCCCTCGGAGCGAAAGCCGCCGCATTGATTGCCTGATGGGCGTCAGATACGGGCGCGACGGCCGCCCGGGCCGGCCAGAAGCCAGACGATGAAGCCGAGCAGCGGGAAGATGATGATGCCGAGAATCCAGAGCAGTTTCTCGACGCCGGAAGCGCCACTGCCGAGGACCTTGATGACCGCGTAAATGTCGGCGATGAGGATCAGCAGCCCTATAATACCATATTCCATGATCGTTCCTTTCAAATGAGCGTCACCTTGCAAACGCGTGGCGACAGGAAAAGTTTCCTCGACGTGCCATCGATCGGGCTTCGACGTCTTCATTTGGATGCAGAAGCACCCTAAGTTCCGAACCATCAATTCAAAGACCATCAGGAAGGCTCTTTCCATGACCGCAATGCCCGACGTCCGCACCGCAATCGATCCCGCCAAACTCGACAAGCTGGCCGAGGTCGCCGTCAAGGTCGGCCTGCGGCTGCAGCGTGGGCAGGACCTTGTCGTCACCGCTCCGATCAACGCCCTGCCGCTTGCCCGCCTCATCAGCAAGCATGCTTACAAGGCCGGCGCCGGTCTGGTCTCGACCTTCTTCGCCGACGAGGAGATGACGCTCGCCCGCTATGCGCATGCGCCGGACGAGAGCTTCGACAAGGCCGCCGACTGGCTCTACGAGGGCATGGCCAAGGCCTATGCCGGCAACACGGCGCGGCTTGCGATTTCCGGCGACAATCCGATGATGCTGTCGGAACAGGACCCGGCCAAGGTGGCGCGCGCCAATCGGGCGATGTCGATCGCCTACAAGCCGGCGCTGGAGCATATCTCGAATTTCGACATCAACTGGAACATCGTGTCCTATCCGAACCCCTCCTGGGCCAAGCAGATGTTCCCCGAGCTTCCCGAGGAAGAGGCCGTCAAAAAGCTCGCCGACGCCATCTTCGCCGCCTCGCGCGTCGATGTCGCAGACCCGATCGCGGCGTGGACCACGCATAATGGCGAACTCGCCAACCGCTCGGCCTGGCTCAACGGCCACCGCTTTTCGGCGCTGCATTACACCGGCCCCGGCACCGACCTGACGCTGGGTCTTGCCGACGGCCATGAATGGTTCGGCGGCGAATCGACCGCCAAGAACGGCATCACCTGCAATCCGAACATCCCGACCGAGGAAGTGTTCACGACACCGCATGCCATGCGCGTCGAAGGCACCGTTTCCTCCACCAAGCCGCTGTCGCATCAGGGAACGCTGATCGACAACATCCAGGTGCGATTCGAAAAGGGCCGCATCGTCGAGGCAAAGGCTTCAAAGGGCGAAGCGGTGCTGCAGAAGGTGCTCGATACCGACGAGGGTGCCCGCCGGCTCGGCGAAGTGGCCCTGGTGCCGCATTCCTCGCCGATCTCGCAGAGCGGCCTGCTGTTCTACAACACGCTGTTCGACGAGAATGCCGCCAGCCACATTGCGCTCGGCCAGTGCTACTCGAAATGCTTCATCGACGGCGCCAAGCTTACGAAGGAGCAGATTGCCGCGCAGGGCGGCAATTCCTCGCTCATTCACATCGACTGGATGATAGGCTCCGACAAGGTGGACATCGACGGCATCAAGCCTGATGGCTCGAAGGTGCCCGTCATGCGCGGCGGCGAATGGGCCTGAACGACCTTATGATCCTCGAATGAACGGAAATCCCGGCTCTCAGGCCGGGATTGCCTTTTTGGCGGGCGCGACCATGGCGAACTGCCCCATGACGACGCTGGCGAAGACGATCGCCATGCCGAGAAGCTTGATGCCGGAGAGCGCTTGATCGAGGAAGACCCAGCCGAGCAGGGTCGCGACGGTGGGGCTCAGCACGCCGAGCAGGGAGACGGCAGCCGGATTGATGCGGCTGATGCCGCGAAACAGCAGGAAATAGGGCAGCACGGTTCCGACAAGGCCGAGATAGAGGAAGCCGCCGATATTGCGCGCGGTCAGCATGGCGACCGGCGGCTCCAGGATGAACGTCAGCGGCACGAGGATCAGGCCGCCCATTGTCAATTGCCATGCGGTGAAGGTGAGGCTCGAGACCGGCGGTTGCCAGTAGCGGGACAGCACGACGCCGGTGGCCATGGAGAGTGCGCCGGCGAGCGCCGCGATGAAGCCGATCATGTCGAATTTTGCGCCCGGTCCGAGGACCAGCAGCGCGACTCCAAAAACACCTGCAGCGCAGGCCGCGACCGCCAGTGGCCGGATGCGGAAGCCGAGCGCGAAGCGGGCGATCACCATGGCGGCGAGCGGCTGGATGGAGCCGACGGTCGCGGCCACGCCACCCGGCAGCCGGTAGGCGGAGATGAACAGCATGATGAAGAAGAAGGAGAAATTCAGCGTCGCCAGGATCGCCACGCGCAGCCACCAGACGCCCGTCGGCAGCTTGCGGACGATGGCGAGCAGCAGAAGGCCGGCCGGGAGCGCCCGCATCAGCGAAATGAAAACGGGGCGGTCCGGCGGCAGGAATTCGGTCGTGATGATGTAGCTGCTGCCCCAGATCATGAAGGCGATGGACGTGATCGCGAGATCCGGGAAGTTGGTGTCATCGTTCATGGCGCACCTATTTATCTTGACTTCAAGATAAATCCATAGCTCCCACTTCTCTTGATATCAAGATATTTTTATGGTGATGCTGCGACATGAAGAAAGATCACGTCGACGCCGTCATTGACCAATGGGCGCATGAACGTCCCGAACTCGATACCGAACCGATGGCTCTGCTGGGCCGGTTTGCCCGCGTCTACAGCCACCTCAGACGGCAACTGGACGATGTTTTCGATGAATACGGCCTCGACCAGGGCAAGTTCGACGTGCTGGCAACATTGCGCCGGGCGGGAGCGCCCTATCGCAAGAGCCCGGGCGAATTGCTGGCGGCGACCATGATCACCTCGGGGACGATGACCAACCGCATCGACCAGCTGGCCAAGCAGGGTCTCGTCGAGCGCATCGCCAACCCCGAGGACAAGCGCAGCGTGCTGATCGGCCTCACGGACAAGGGGTTTTCACTCATCGACGAGGCCGTCGGCGCGCATGTGAAGAACCAGCACCGGCTGGCGGCGCTCCTGAGCAACGAGGATCGCACGGCGCTGAACGATATCCTGCGGCGGTACCTGGCGGAATTCGAAAGCTGACGTCGCGCGCGGCCTGATCCGTCAGAACAGGCTTCCCTGTTTCGGTGGATCGGTCTTCACGGGCTTTGCCGGCGCCTTCCTTGGAGCAGGCTTCGGCGGTGGCGTCTCCGAGCCGCCGACCTCACCCGCCACTGCCTGCACACGTCCATCGGCGAACTCGACCTGGAAAGCCTGTCCTTCGGAAAGCATGGTTGCACGCGGCAGCGGCCGGTTTTCGGCATCGCGGATGACGGCGTAACCACGCGCCAGCACATTCTTGTAGGACAGGGAGTTCAGGACGCGGCCATGGGCCGCCAGCGCGTCCTTGCGCCTCGCAATGCGGATATCGATCGCCCCGTCGGCACGCGCCGACAATGTCTGCACCCGGTCGCGCGACCGTTCCATATGGCCGAGCAGGCGCACCGGCAGCGTGGCGAGGCCGGAGGCGGCCCGCTCATAGCTGCGTCGCTTGTTGATCGTGCTGAGTTCCAGCCCCCTTCCTAGGCGGGCTGCCGCTTCATCGAAGCGCCGGCGCGGCAAGGCCAGCAATTGGTCCAGCGAAGGCAGGGCACGCACGAGCGCCCGCAGCGCCTGGCCGCGATTGTCCATCTGCCGGGAGACCGCCCCTTGCAGGCGTGCCGAAAGGCTTGCGACTTCCGCTTCCAGCTCCGCCTTGACCGGAACGGCGATTTCCGCAGCGCCTGTCGGCGTCGGGGCGCGGATGTCGGCGGCATGATCGATCAGCGTCCAGTCGGTTTCGTGTCCGACGGCCGAGATCAGCGGAATGGTGCTTTCGGCAGCCGCCCGCACGACAATCTCGTCGTTGAAGCTCCAGAGATCCTCCAGGCTGCCGCCGCCGCGCGCGACGATCAGCACATCCGGCCGCGCGATCGGCCCGCCGGGCACAAGCGCATTGAAGCCGCGAATGCCGTTCGCCACCTCCTCGCCCGATCCCTCGCCCTGAACCTTGACCGGCCAGACGACGACATGGACCGGAAAGCGGTCCGAGATACGGTGCAGGATATCGCGAATGACCGCACCGGTCGGCGAGGTGACGACACCGATCACACGCGGCAGGTAGGGAAGCGGCTTCTTGCGCTCCTGATCGAACAGTCCCTCGGCGGCAAGCTTGCGGCGGCGCTCATCCAGAAGCGCCATCAGCGCGCCGGCACCGGCGGGTTCCAGGGTCTCGATGATGATCTGATATTTCGACGAACCGGGAAAGGTGGAAACCTTGCCGGTGGCGATCACCTCCATGCCTTCCTCCGGCTTGAAGCGGAGCCGTGTGAAGTTTCCCCGCCAGATGACGGCGTCGATGCGCGCCTTGTCGTCCTTCAGGGTGAAATAGGCATGGCCGGAGGAATGGGGGCCGCGATAGCCGGAAATCTCGCCGCGCACGCGCACCTGATCGAACGCCGTCTCGATCGTGCGCTTGATCGAGCCGGAGAGTTCGGAGACGGAATATTCGGCCAGGTTGGAGGGCGAATCGGTATCGAAAATGTTGCTCATGGCGCCATCATGCCGAAGCCGCGTAGCACTGAACAGTGGCCTGCCGGCTTCCCCGCCCTTTGGTTGCCAGTCTGGTCGAGGGCTGCAACCAATTGGTTAAATATCATTAAACTTTGATTTATTTTCATCTTATATAACTTATCGCAGGTGATATTTCACAGGCTAATTCTAATGGGTCAAAAGCAACATTTTCTCAGCCGGTTGGTGGAAGCCGACCGACGCGAGACAGAGCGGCGAAATGTGAAGCTGCCGGGCAAGATCTTCTATCTGAAGAAGGGGCTTCGCGGATATTCATCACAGGACTGCATGCTGCTGAACATTTCCGAAGGCGGCTCCATGATCAAGCTCGTCGCGCCAAGCGCCGTGCCGGAGCACTTCTATCTCGTTATCGAGGGCGTGCAGGCAAAATTTCCCTGTGTGCTGATGGGCAAGGGTGGCGAAACAGTCAATCTTCGTTTCGCGCAGGATCTGCCCACGACTTTCGTCGCCCAGTTGGCCAAGCCGCGCTTCTAGGTGCCGCCACACACCTCACCTCGGCACCACTGCCTATAAGGTTACGATCCGGAACGCACCTCGTAGATGCGGATGCCCGACTTCGGATCCGCAGGAAGGGCGCGGAGATAGCTCGGCACGTCACCCTTGGCCAGTTCGGCATAGAGCCCGTCCGGCTCGAGCGTCATGAGATACTCCGTCTGTGGATCGGTGCCGCAGAAGGCGATGTACCTGACATTCGCGTTCCGTAGCAAGGCTTCGGCCTTGCCCGGCTGCGCCATGCCGATATGCAACTCCGCCAGCATGCCGCCGACATTGCGGTGATATGGAGCGGACAGAACGCGGTGCCGGGTGAAGCGCAGGATCGGCGCGCCGACATTCGACGCACTGGCGACATTGCCGGCGGGGAGAGATGCAAGCTGCTGCATTTCGTCCCTCGTGCGGCAGGTCAGCCCGGCGCCGTCCTTGCCATCCATCGCGACGTCGACGCCCCGCAGCTTCTTGTAGACAGGCTCGACAAGCCCCCAGGTGGAAACGGCGGAAAGAAGGACCGTCGCAACGAAGACAAGGCCCAGACCGAGGTTCTGAGGCTCCCGCCTTGATTTCGCGTGAAGCTCGCCGGCGAGCACGGACAATGGCAACAGCGCGAGAAAATTGGCGAAGAACATGGAGCGCAGCTGAATGCAGCCGATGACCAGATTGACCAGCACGAGGGCCAGCATCGTCAGATGCATCCCGACGCGGTCGCGGAGATACAGCCGGGTGAGGCAGACCGCGACGGCGAAGACCGGAACGGCATAATAAAGCCCGATGCTTTCTGGCGCGAAACGCGCTTCGGACACGATCGACTGTGCCTCGGTCACCGAATTCAGCCAAAGCTTGACGAGCATCGGATCGAGATCGGCAAGCGGGTTGTGCAGGCATTGCGGCGCGATCACCAATGCCCCCGTCGTAACGGCCACACCGACACCGGCAAGGGCCGCCAGTCGCACCGGAAAGCGCGCTTCCCCAGCAAAGCGGGCCGCAAGAAACAGCGATGCTCCGCCGATCGCAGTCAGGGAAAAGAAGCCGAGCGAAAGATTGTCACAGGTAACGACGGAATAGCGCGCCGGCGGAATCGTCAGGAAAAACGCCGCGCTGATCGTCGCCAGCAGCGACAGACCGAAGGACTGGGCCGCGACAGACATGTCGTGGCGGCCCTCCCAGAGCCAGTGCAGCGCGACCATGGCGCAGACGGCGGCGATGAACGGTGTCGTTTCCGCACCGATGGCGATCGCCACGCCGGCGCAGACACCCGCGACGGCATAGCTCACCGCTCTCCTTGCGGGATCGAGGAGCATCGCGGCAATCAGCCCCACGAGCACCAGCTGGGCATTGTGATGGTCGATCGCGCCCGGCCGGAAGCGTCCGAACAGCACTGTCGCGAAGATATTGAGCAGGAGAGCCGCATGCAGCGCACGCATGCCGCCGGCCCGGATCGCCGCGAGACCGAGGGTGAACTGAAGGGCGACGGCGAGCAAGAGCGGCCAGGCGGCGACGCCGGCGATCTCCGCGTTTTCCGGAGACAGGAACAGCGAGAAAAAGGAGATGAGGGCGGCAATCGGCAGATCGATGAAGCGCGACCAGTGCATGAGCACGCCGCCGTCGAGGCCGAGGCGGTATTGCATCAAGTCGAACCAGCCCTGACCATTGAGGAAATCGCGGACTTCGACCAGCCGCAGGGCATCGTCATTGTCGGGCCCAAGGTAATCGGTTGCCTTGAACCAGGTCATGGCCACGAGAACCGCAACGAGCACCAGCGCGTAGAACAGGCAGACCGGACCGTACGTGTTGCGGAAGAAGGTCTTCGACCGTGATGGCGACCCGCGATGTAGGGCAGTTTCAGACATCCCGACCAAATCCGTCATCTTTCCGGACCTTCCGCTTGTTCTTGAGACGCCCGAAACCTAGCCTTAACCTTCTCAAGAAATAGTAAAACGGATGATCATATCTGCGCAGGCGCTGCGCGCGCGTTGAACGCCAACCTCGATCGAGCGGACATTATGGGGCAATCCGACACCATCGCCTACAGCATTGCGGTTCTCTTGCCGTGCTACAATGAAGGGCTGACGATCGCGGACGTCGTCAGCGGCTTCAAGCGAACGCTGCCGGGCGCCGACATCTATGTCTACGACAACAATTCGACCGACGACACAGCGCGCAAGGCCAAGCAGGCGGGCGCGGAGGTCGTGCGCGAGCGCAGGCAGGGCAAGGGCCATGTCGTCCGGCGCATGTTTTCCGATATCGATGCCGACATCTACATCATGGCCGACGGCGACGGGACATACGCACCGGAAGACGCCGAGGAGCTTGTCCGCACACTGCTGACCGAACGCGCCGACATGGTGGTCGGCACGCGCCGCGGCGTGCATGACGATGCCGGCCGCCAGGGGCATGCTTTCGGCAACCGCATCTTCAACATCCTGTACCGGACGATCTTCGGCACCGATTTCACCGACATCTTTTCCGGCTACCGGGCCTTCTCGCGGCGCTTCGCCAAGAGTTTCCCGGCGGTCTCCGATGGCTTCGAGATAGAGACCGAAATGTCGGTTCACGCATCCCGGCTGAAGATGCCGGTCTGCGAGCTGGAGCTGGATTACGGGCGCCGGCCCGAGGGCTCGCATTCGAAGCTCTCGACCTTCAAGGACGGCGGCAAGATCCTCTGGATGTTCGCCATGCTGATGAAGGAGACCCGGCCCTTCGTCTTCTTCAGCATCATCAGCGCCTTCTTCATGGCGGCGAGCCTCGCCTTCATGACGCCGGTACTGCTGGAATATTTCGAGACCGGTCTCGTCGACCGTCTGCCGACCTGGGTCCTGTCGATGGCGCTGATGATGATCTCGTTCATGGTCTTCACCGCCGGGCTCATCCTCGATTCGGTCGCGCGGTCGCGCGCGGAGCAGTTGCGCATCCACTACATGCGGCTGCCTGCCCTGTCGGCGCATGAAAGCCGAAAGGCTGATCGAAACGGCGCCTCGGCTCCAGGCCAATCGTCGCCGACAAAGACATCCGCGGACACGGGGAAACGGCGCAAGGTCAGGGCTGCATGAAACGGCTGATCTGGTTCGCCATCGCCGGCGGCAGCGGCTTCGTCACCGATGCTGCCGTCCTGGCGCTGCTGTTGCACGCGACCTCGCTCGATCCGTTCTCGGCCCGGCTGATCGCCATCGCCGTCGCCATGTGCGTCACCTGGCTCCTGAACCGGACATTCACCTTCGGCAAATCCGGACGCCATGTGCTGTCTGAGGGTGCGCGTTACGGCGGCGTCGGCGTGACGTCCGCGATCCTCAACTACGCGATCTATTCGGCCGTTCTCATCGCCTTTCCGACCGTCCCGCCGCTCGCGGCCCTCGTTATCGCCTCTGCCGCCGCAATGGCATTCAGCTACTTCGGCTATTCCCGCTTCGTCTTCCGCAGATAGGCTCTACCACGGCTCGACGGTCACTTCCGGCCACAGCGATACCGCCCTTTCCGCCTTGCGTTCATGGGTCTCGCGGTTGTCGTAATAGCGGTTCGGTCGGATGCGGAAGGAGAACAGGTCGTCGAGGCCGTAAGGCGCTGTGATTTGAAGATCGCCGGCCGTGTCCAGGCGGGCACCGACGCAATAGGCAACCGACGAGAAACGGGATACGGCATCGCGGCAGTCCGCGATCGGTTCGATGTCGAACCCGAAGTGCTGGCCGAACCACAGGTGCACCCGCGCCTGGTTGCGCACCTCCGCAGGCACCGCCATGTCGGAGAACACGCCTGCCGCGCGTCTGATGACATAATCCTCCGCCTCAAA
Proteins encoded in this region:
- a CDS encoding EamA family transporter, whose protein sequence is MNDDTNFPDLAITSIAFMIWGSSYIITTEFLPPDRPVFISLMRALPAGLLLLAIVRKLPTGVWWLRVAILATLNFSFFFIMLFISAYRLPGGVAATVGSIQPLAAMVIARFALGFRIRPLAVAACAAGVFGVALLVLGPGAKFDMIGFIAALAGALSMATGVVLSRYWQPPVSSLTFTAWQLTMGGLILVPLTFILEPPVAMLTARNIGGFLYLGLVGTVLPYFLLFRGISRINPAAVSLLGVLSPTVATLLGWVFLDQALSGIKLLGMAIVFASVVMGQFAMVAPAKKAIPA
- a CDS encoding nucleotidyltransferase family protein — translated: MTHLRFAGAAPEEQTAALKDIILSEDWLVEALHRLDGMRLPDSWIVAGALYNMVWNRLTDRPSRHGIKDVDIFYFDDDDLTFEAEDYVIRRAAGVFSDMAVPAEVRNQARVHLWFGQHFGFDIEPIADCRDAVSRFSSVAYCVGARLDTAGDLQITAPYGLDDLFSFRIRPNRYYDNRETHERKAERAVSLWPEVTVEPW
- the xseA gene encoding exodeoxyribonuclease VII large subunit; translated protein: MSNIFDTDSPSNLAEYSVSELSGSIKRTIETAFDQVRVRGEISGYRGPHSSGHAYFTLKDDKARIDAVIWRGNFTRLRFKPEEGMEVIATGKVSTFPGSSKYQIIIETLEPAGAGALMALLDERRRKLAAEGLFDQERKKPLPYLPRVIGVVTSPTGAVIRDILHRISDRFPVHVVVWPVKVQGEGSGEEVANGIRGFNALVPGGPIARPDVLIVARGGGSLEDLWSFNDEIVVRAAAESTIPLISAVGHETDWTLIDHAADIRAPTPTGAAEIAVPVKAELEAEVASLSARLQGAVSRQMDNRGQALRALVRALPSLDQLLALPRRRFDEAAARLGRGLELSTINKRRSYERAASGLATLPVRLLGHMERSRDRVQTLSARADGAIDIRIARRKDALAAHGRVLNSLSYKNVLARGYAVIRDAENRPLPRATMLSEGQAFQVEFADGRVQAVAGEVGGSETPPPKPAPRKAPAKPVKTDPPKQGSLF
- a CDS encoding GtrA family protein, with the translated sequence MKRLIWFAIAGGSGFVTDAAVLALLLHATSLDPFSARLIAIAVAMCVTWLLNRTFTFGKSGRHVLSEGARYGGVGVTSAILNYAIYSAVLIAFPTVPPLAALVIASAAAMAFSYFGYSRFVFRR
- a CDS encoding PilZ domain-containing protein, which encodes MGQKQHFLSRLVEADRRETERRNVKLPGKIFYLKKGLRGYSSQDCMLLNISEGGSMIKLVAPSAVPEHFYLVIEGVQAKFPCVLMGKGGETVNLRFAQDLPTTFVAQLAKPRF
- a CDS encoding glycosyltransferase; amino-acid sequence: MGQSDTIAYSIAVLLPCYNEGLTIADVVSGFKRTLPGADIYVYDNNSTDDTARKAKQAGAEVVRERRQGKGHVVRRMFSDIDADIYIMADGDGTYAPEDAEELVRTLLTERADMVVGTRRGVHDDAGRQGHAFGNRIFNILYRTIFGTDFTDIFSGYRAFSRRFAKSFPAVSDGFEIETEMSVHASRLKMPVCELELDYGRRPEGSHSKLSTFKDGGKILWMFAMLMKETRPFVFFSIISAFFMAASLAFMTPVLLEYFETGLVDRLPTWVLSMALMMISFMVFTAGLILDSVARSRAEQLRIHYMRLPALSAHESRKADRNGASAPGQSSPTKTSADTGKRRKVRAA
- a CDS encoding MarR family winged helix-turn-helix transcriptional regulator, producing MKKDHVDAVIDQWAHERPELDTEPMALLGRFARVYSHLRRQLDDVFDEYGLDQGKFDVLATLRRAGAPYRKSPGELLAATMITSGTMTNRIDQLAKQGLVERIANPEDKRSVLIGLTDKGFSLIDEAVGAHVKNQHRLAALLSNEDRTALNDILRRYLAEFES